The Syngnathoides biaculeatus isolate LvHL_M chromosome 20, ASM1980259v1, whole genome shotgun sequence nucleotide sequence cactccggtttcctcccacatcccaaaaacatgcaacattaattggacactctaaattgcccctaggtgtgattgtgagtatggctgtttgtcttgatgtgccctacgattggctggcaaccagttcagggtgtcccccacctacggcctgttgacagctggaatcggctccagcactctgcgcaacacttgtgaggattagtggcaaagaaaatggatggatggtgtggaAAGAACCTAAAATGAGAAAAGTCATACATTTGGGTTCACATTTGTATGAATTGGATTccctcagaaaaacaaaattttccacAACTGACAGAGGGGAAACATGTAGTGGGGGTCGGGTGGgtttacacaattaaatgaaCACCAGATGAGACTAAAAGTCACTgttagtgtagtggtacacacacctgaccaGTCGACCAGTTGAttacgaggcagttttggtcgatcacgATGGcgtgcagagaaaaaaaaaaaagacatcagttgtatttttatttacttaagCTCACCACACATGtacaaacaacgacagtacaggaaaacatggTGTCAGGGAGTCCcaccctattttaagccctcgcttaagaaatcttatcaaacatgagtgtggatgctgcctttttttttttcacgatgtcatttttgaagtgtgtttgcctcatctgccagtgtagtgaaatgtgaaaCGGCatcttcaaactgtttatggaaaatacgacaccgacatttcGCCGAAAAggaagctgagaatgagaaaagtgaaaagaactaaaatcccaattgccTGCAcggcagtcacttttcacacaatatagttgaacAGAGAAAGCCGCCACCATGAATTCATGCAGTCTCTGAACAAAACTATGGACCTTCTGCAGCTCTGTTcttcatggagacttggcttAGCGGACGAGTGTCTGATGCCGCCATTACGCTGCCTgtcttcaacctccatcgtgtgGACCGTGGCGCTAagctaacacggaaaatgaaaggcttttataTCTACGAGAAATGGTGCATGGACGCtgcacagctcagcacacactgcagcctgctTTTAGAGTTGCTGGTTTTGTACTGTAAGCCGGTTTATTCACCACGTGATTTCTTTCATCTTAGTCGGTGTTTACGTTCCGCTTCAAGCTAGCATCACTAGCAGCACCGCTAAAACTCTTCAAGCAGATAAAcgtgattgagaaaaaaaacacccagatttgCTGCTCATTATCCGAGTAGATTTTAACCCATctaaacttaaccacaaactccctaaatataagcagtaCATTAAATGTCCAACAAGGGCAAATAACACCTGAGGTCATTCTTACACACCCATCAAAAATGCATATCGTTtgatcactgcttgctgtacttaaCACCTCCATACGGGacaacccagaaatcacaatgtatgatttttttacaatttatttgtgtgatatagctgcaaataaggatttgaacacctatcagctagaattaaaTTACTGCAGACCAGTCAATGCTTGACATGTTTTCCCATGGACCAGGAAGGCGGGGGTATGGTTACGTAGTTTGAATTGATTGTAGAGAATATCAATtacaatacaatgaaataaagacATGGAAAAAGAACCAACCATTTCAAATTATCTAAATATACCTACACAGTTCAACTTATTAAAACACTCCATGACAGCTGAAATGTGTCGGAACAATTTCCCTCTGTTGGTGACCGCAGCCCGAGCACTCTTAACTGGTTGCAAGAGTAAAGTTTAAACAAGACTTTGAAATAAGATACAGCTACGCTACAAAAATGAATCTAAAGTGCTAATTTGGCAGTGGCTCAAGGTTTGTCAGGGATTCAGAAGCCtggtccttggaactgtgaggtaCATGCTCCAAGTAAAACGCTATATGTAACTTACACACTGCCTTTGAACTCAAGTTTGATTTTAATACTGTTTGAGTAACAGATCATGTGTTCATTTAAGTCTATGGTGCCAGTACAGAATTCGGACACCATTTAAACTTGGACCCAGCCACCAACAATGATTGGAACTCAGACACAAATGCAGACAGCGAGTAAGGTacgtttgttttaattaaaatagtTCACAAGGAATATCACTTAAGCGGGAACGGACAAATGTGGTGGATCGCATGATCCGGGTTGTTCAGCCGTGCTTTGCACACACAAGCTTCTGGACTTTGGTGGAACAAAGGCCTGCATACAGGTTCTGGCACATCAGTCGGGTAGGGGCCTGGATTCtgtggagaacaaaaaaaagttgaacaacGAGCTGCTCTGTGTACAAGTAAAAAGTAACACATAGGCAGACTTACTTTTGGGGGATAGAATTCACActcaagttttcccacttgtcTGTGCAAGTTGTAGTAAGAGGTTTGACAAAAGGCGTGATTCTTGAAAATAGAAAATTCACATTAAGAATCATGTGGATCCAGAGCCATTTTATGTTTAGATGGGTTCATCTAGGACTAGCCATGAGCATGAAAGTCAACTCACAGCTCTGTCCGGACAGCGAGGGGTGCAGGGCACAAAAGTATTCCTGGCGCCTCTGGGACACGTGGTCTCAACCAGGGCAAACTTCAGCAAGGTAACCGTGCCGATGGATGGAATAGACTGAGACGGGAAGAGTTAAATTATGTGACTGAGTAAGCAAAAACTGgggagaaataaataaatattacccCCATTGTCACATGAGCCACTTCCATCAGGGTGAAGTAGTTCTGGTGTTGACTCTCCCGGTTGAACTTGACCACAGAGTCGTGCACAGCCTTCACTGCTGTTGGGTCATCCAGAGGCAACAACTTGGGGCAATACGGACAAACTGTCTCCAACTCCTCATTGGTAAGTTCTGCACACAGGTGGCATGATACCAGAAAGTTAAGTATATTTGTAACAAAAGgaacttcaaaatattttgctctAAATGTGCCCCCAGTATCACTCCGAAGTGAAAGCTGCAACATTGGAagctcaagtattttttttttttttaatagaaatgttacatttattcCAAACCTACCTCCCACattgaatatttaatttaatcaatTCATTAAAAACCAGGAACACCACACTCtgattaaccccccccccctcctctaaAAAGGCAAAGAAACTGACCTGGTCTGGTTGTGCATTCATGTCTGGTGACTTTGGCCACACCCCACATCACCCAGAATTCAATGCTGCAGGTGGCAACTGCACCCTAAACAACAAGAGGACACTTCGCATGTCACCGACATGAGCAGCAGTAATCTTTCAGAAGAGAACTAAAATGTACCCGTTCATCCCGTCGCCACAGCTCGCATTGGTCATCAGGTTTGGGGTTGGTGAAGTGACATTTGGTCTGCACGagcttcacattcacatctatgtgGCAACCTCCTGATACCTGCATGGAGGAACAGACATGATCAGAAATAATTTGGTGGCGTGCCACAAACATCTCCACCTCATGAGTCAACCTTTTGTGGACTTTCTGGTTGGGCTAAATGATCCTACACACTGTtacatttgaacaaatgtttATAAAAACGTTTGATCGAACTTTTCAAACTGGGAAATCCACACCATCTTGAACGGAACCATCATGATTTGGCATCGAGTGATGCTGAGCTGTGCAAGCCCTTCAAGACTTGTCAACTAATGGAGGAGGCCTTTATGCAAAGAGCACATCAATACTTCGTTTGGGGGAGGGGCCAGAAATTACATCTGAAGCCCCGCTTTCCCGGCTGCACCACGTGACAGAACTGGGGCGTGATTCACCGGTCACAGGCTcgattttggtttttaaatacCATGAGAAATAATATTTTCTGAGGCCCAGGTTGTTGTACCACAAACCACGgggaaacatttaataaaaatccataaaatgtCCCATTCTCTCCCATGTTCCACAAGCATGCATCTTCAGTGCAGTCTTCCAAGTTCCACAAATCACTGTAAATATAGGAAGTGAAATTTCCTTGGGGGGAGGTTTACAATTTCAAGACCTTCCATTTGGGAGATAGCCACTATATGAACTGGTTATTATCCACATGGCCAGCAGGTGGTGACATGTCCACATGAAGaatcaagaaaagaaaactgaacaaaattGCCGAAGTAATTCAATGCCTGCAGGAGGAATCACCATCAGCATCACtagtctctatttttttttttaaagaggaggAGGGTGACAACTATTAACTAgcatgaaaacttgaaaagtgcCAACCTGTTGATATTTGCTGCTCTGGACCTCCTGCAGCTTGAACCTGAATCCATGCTCGTGCTTTCCATTGATGTGTCGGACACCGAAAATCGCAGCCGCCGTCACGTTTTCCTTGTCACAGGTGACTGCCGGCCAAGATGGCGCCGCAAGCAGACCGGAAAGCGCTGCGGCGCACCACAGCAGAACTGCAAACAGGTTAGTTGTCATGATGAGAACGAAGAAGTGGAAACAGCACACATCCCATGAGACCCATCCGGAATTTAACCAGACTGAGGACCAATCACAGTTGAGGATAAATGCACAACACCTGTGTCCTAATTAGTGATGgttgtcatttcatcaatcacCTTCATTCACCTCACCTGAGcacttttggaaagaaaacattaactggagcatcagttttaaaaatacaggatgtcccaaaaaaaatgtatacacactttgaaTAATGATATTTggaaattcttttacatgttaaaaatgatttgaattataATGGATGTcaggtttacaattatttaaagtgtgaataaatgtttttggacaccttatactgtatatactgtttatgtttttggaggaaaatatgaacatccatccatcccttttctttgccacttgtcctcatgagggtcacgggagtgctggagtccatcccagctgttatcgggcaggaggcagggtacaccctgaactggttgccagccaatcacagggcacatagagacaaagagccacactcccaatcacagctaaggggaatttagcgtccaattaatgttgcatgtttttgggatgtgggaggaaaccggagtgcccggaaaaaagaaatccacacaggcaaggggagaacatggaaactccgcacaggcgggtccaagattgaacccgggaccacagaactatGTGGCCAATGcgttccagctgctccaccgtgctgccatcttttaagcaatATGTGTGAATCACAACCAACCTTATCACTGAGTCAAGGAAACCATgaagattttattgcatttggttccatccattgaaaaaaaagtggaatgaagttactttttcttccaaaatgctGAGCTCCAGGGtatacccttcaaaataagagtctAGAAACTTTTTGAGGGAGGTGGGAACAAAATGGCATTTCCAATCATTAAGCAAgaagattttaattttgttttgaggtACAAGTGAATTACTCTTCACGGTAATCCTTGAATAAAAAATGGTGAGTTGACCAAGTCGAGAATCAGAAAGCCAAGTTGAATAAACAGTAAACTGCCATCAATCGTGTTCTTTCATCAAGTAGGAAAGAACCCTGAGTCACCACAGTCATCTGCCTCATCTGAGACGGTCCAGACGgagtctgcgtatcaacaggaagtggagcgaACGGAGCTGAGCATGACTTCCCAGTTCCAATCCATTTGGATTCCTTTTGGGGTCTGGGGCAaagtttgcattgtttaaaCGGTGTCTCAATTATGGACTCTGATCCAACAGCAtcgactaaaatgaacattagaCTTGGTTCTCTAACAGTGTCAATCGCAAACCTATGAACCAAAAGGCAgcgtgtgtgggaaaaaaaacttttatttacatttatgtttCAACTAAGTTAAAtaacattgaaattaattgcGACTGTTAGATCACAttaacttcctgttttaagctTGTAGACTTGAAGTAGAATCCGCTTGTTCATTGTTGCAAAGTTGGTTGTTGACGGCGCCTTGTCATCGAGTAATGTACAATTTATGAGCAAACAAATTTAAAGTTGATACTctgaataattataattataaattGTGACGTCTCATTTAGGCGGCGCAGTGATTCAGCTTGTAatgtgtcggcctcacagttctgaggacccgggttcgatcccggccccgcctgtgtggagtttgcatgttctccccgtgcctgcgtgggtttcctttgggcactccggtttcctcccacatcccaaaaacatgcaacattaatcggacactctaaattgcccctaggtgtgattgtaagtgcgactgtttgtctctatgtgccctgggattgcctggcaaccggttcagggtgtaccccgcctcctgcccgttgacagctgggttaggctccagaactccccacgaccctcgtgaggataagcggcgaagaaaatggatggatggttgtctCATTTAGGAATCGTGCATACAACTGTGATTCATTTGTATATAAGACTATTGACATAAATTATTCAgaagcaaatatttaaaatatatacgcCGGTGTAATATGGCTGTTGAATGTCAAAACAATAATGTCATAATTCAGTGTCAACAATGTCATAATTCCAAGCTTAAATAATATATTTGCCCTGCTTCATGTTTTCAGTTCTAATAAACAATTGGgacttgtattatttttgtctgcCTTCGGGAAGAATCTCGTCACTGCTTGCAGCTTTGGTCGAGTATTGGCTGCAGTTGGATGCAACTCTTCCCCTCCCTCACTCTGCAGGACTTTGCCAGGCCAATACAAAATTAACAAAGGAATCAAGGTTAAagatttaaatcatttttattttcgctAAACTCCATTACATGTATGATGAATCCAAATTgagcataacttttttttcaggctgTAGACTGGGGGATCCTTCATGAACCTGTCACTCTTGCAGAGTACACACGCATCACTGGCCAGCCTGGATCGCCAGCAGGACTCGAACTCTCTCCAAGTGGTGTTCTTGGAGCGTCACCGGATGGAATCGTTGAGGTCAAGTGGGCCTGGTCAGCCAGAGATGAAACACCCACCCCAGCAAGCGGCTGAGAGGAAGGACTTCGATAAGGTTACTGGCTCATTGAAGCTAAAAAGGCATCAAATGCAGTGTCGTCTGTTCCAAGTGTGACTTTGTGGTGTGGACTCTTAAAGGCACAGAAATCATTCCCGTGACGATGGATCCATCCTGGGCTTATACAAAAATCGCTAATATATTTTATAGATCTTTCACTCCAAATGAATTTGTTGACATGACataaaaagaaatctttgaaaccagaaaatttgaatatttttttgtcaccatgAAATCAGCACTAATACAAGTACATGAAGTATTTCTAGATTCACAGTAGATCGTCATCAGCAAAAAATACAACTCACCGTTGACATTAATCCACCCACCCATCATTCCATGCATGAATAAGGCCAGGCACCAACATTAAATCCTCGCACATGTGCCAAGGATATCATAGTTCAATCACAGGatgaaaatgtttcctttaaacactgtacaaaaatttcacatatgaaattaaatatttatcttTTACTGAGAGAACAGTCAGTTTGACAGGTCAAAAAGTTTTGAAACTCCATCGGCTCTCTTATTCTGTCACCCtctgctcgttttttttttttttttttttttttttttgagggattCCAAGAGCTAGTGCCCCATTTCCCACCAAAACCCAAAACTCGTCGGAAACTTTTCAGTGGATGTTGGACACATACTGACAAAAGATTTCAAAAGTAATCACATTCATCACTAAAAGAGAAGTAGATATTAAGGTTTGAGGAGGCCTCTGTAAAACTTCAGAGCAATTCAAGCTTGCTTCCCAAGTAAACCAggaagagtttgaaaatgacacaagtataaaagtaaaagtaacacAAGGGGAATCTGTTAAGTGCAGCACATTTGAAAGGAGTTCTTTTGTCAATCCATCAATCGGAAAACCTGTTCCACGTCCGCCCACGGTGGTCCAAGGGTCGGTTGGCCATTCTGGCAATCAACCTCCTTGCTGCTGGGACTTCGGTCTGAGTTCTCTGCCACGGATGTCTTCAGGCCGAGGCTGCACATCTGTTTGCAAGGACTGCTGGAGAGTTGTTGCAGTACAggataaaaataattctgtgTATTGTTAACATacacaacatacagtaattattgtCAAGATTTATTTTAgcacataaaaatgtaacaaagtacAAAGTGACGTGTGGCACTTTTCATCACCAATAGGTGAGCATACAAATAGTTCTAATGGTAAAAGATATTAAATGTTGATTATTGTTGAGGTCATTGACAGTAAAAGTCTTGAGATGATTCTTTGTTAGCTAATCATCCTCAAGAAGGATTTCAAGGACTTTATCATGCTCGGGAAATAGAAGAATTGTCacaaatgaacacttttcatattattattcgatataataatgaataaatattcgTTGTTGCCCAGTGACCCAGCTGAGCAGTTTTCAGACATCGGCCTTGTCGCTTGGGCCATTTCTTGCTTTGTGTTGCCAGCATTTTGGTTTTGGAGGGTTTTGAACGGATTAAAGGTCAGTGTCCAAGTATTgctgacatcccgtcctttatcgccgatccacagcaggaggaaactgcacttttcctcttaagCTCTATGTTTCCTGTGAACGAGTttggcgtgttgcttgaatctccgccatgcgtctggtaaattggatgagttggaacaTTGAACGCCTCCtcgttatcgtttttttttcacagtctgttttttttcgtgaGTTTTATACTTCCGTAGCgttgctgtcgtgttattgaataacataGACGTGAgttcaactgtactttttaacgtgggtgatatttatttgtcttttgcaCCCGCCAATTTCTcgagctcacttccttatcgtcctgtcttGTCACGCCCCGCTGACGtcaacacaatcacaatcacaccacacttGCTTTATACGAGAAGTACGATACTGTAGCTCATTCGAACAATAACGACACGATACTTGTTCtcaagtttcacatgtggcttctttatttatttatcactccagcacaagtgcctcaatcacctctggttccagtgtttgtttgtcaaaggactttcaagacaaAAGATCCAACGATAACCGTCGCTAAAACATTATAGTTTACACTTAttgcttcctagccatgatatgtagacacgatcttgccatccaaaatggcgttttaaacaaaaatacgtggtcggcgtgacgtcaatgaaaagtatctattactTTCAATTTATACTTTTCCAGCTCCTTGATGATGGCTTTTCCTACCGGCACACTTGTGTGTCTCAGCCTTACACTTAGAAGAAAGTCTTTGATCACAAACAGAGCACGAAGAAGGGTTCTCACCTGTGTGCGTTCTGGTGTAAATTTTTACAGttccttccgagtgaatctctgaccacaaacagagcagaaaaaaggtttctctccggtgtgtgttcttgtgtgtatttctaAGGGttccttccgagtgaatctttgaccacaaactgtgcaggaaaaaggtttcttaCCACTGtgcattcttgtgtgtatttttggacATCCCTTTTGAGTGAATCTCTGACCACAGACAGAACAGAAAAAAGGattctctccggtgtgtgttcttgtgtgtatttttaacgtTTCCTTCACAcaaatcttttaccacaaattgagcaggaaaaaggtttctcaccagtgtgatttcttgtatgtatttttaggtATTCCTTTTGAGTGAATCTCTGACCAcaaatttagcaaaaaaaatgtttctcgccaatgtgtgttcttgtgtgtagttCTAACTTTCCTTTCTGAGAGAAACTTTGACCACAaacagagcaggaaaaaggcttctcaccagtgtgtgttcttgtgtgtctttttaaacttgCATTCTGAGTGAAGCTtttaccacaaattgagcatgtaaacggtttctcaccagtgtgcgtccttgtgtgtctttttaagcattccttctgagtgaatctttgaccacacactgcacaggaaaaaggtttctcaccagtgtgtgtttttgtgtggctttttaactgtcccttctcagtgaatcgtttatcacaaactggacatgaaaaaggtttctcaccagtgtgtgatcttgtgtgtatttttaactgctccttccgagtgaatctttgaccacatattgagcaggaaaaaggtttctcaccagtgtgtgttcttgtgtgtattcttAATTTTCCCTTCTCAGTGAATTTTTGACCACACACggcgcaggaaaaaggtttctcaccagtgtgtgttcttgtgtggctATTTAATTGTCTATTCTCAGTGAATtgtttatcacaaactggacatgaaaagggtttctcaccagtgtgtgatcttgtgtgtatttttaagtgttccttccgagtgaatctttgaccacaaactgtgcaggaaaaaggtttctcaccggtgtgtgttcttgtgtgtattcttaattttcccttctcagtgaatctttgatcacaaactgcgcaggaaaaaggtttctcaccagtgtgtgtccttttgtgtatttttaagtgttccTTCCGTGTGaattttttaccacaaactgagcatgcaaaaggcttcttacctgtgtgtattttcatgtgaTTTTTTAAATACCTCATAGAAGCAAAGGTTTTCCTACACTGAGAACATTCCCAGCATTTGTTGGCACTATGACATGTCATATCACCTTCTGACTGTTCATGatgatgatcatcatcatcatcatcgtctgtTTGTGATCTTTCAAAGGTTccttcctgctcttcctctttcatgtgtcggaacacttcctcctcctctttgatgcatTGTACCTCttcaccctcctcttcctctttgacgTGACACAACACTGACTGCTGTTGCTCTGGATGAAGATTTTCACTGACATCTGcaagacaaatgacaaacacaaaggcctcaaatgtaatttgtttgcAATATTTAACTTCAAATGTAACTGCACACTGTAGTAGTAGAAATGGGCTGTTGTTATTACTAAGTAACTCACAATTGCGACAGATAGCCACTGATAGAGTGACTTATGGAGTGATGGAGGACAACTTGGCTTGGTCTTAGCCagcagtaagaaaaaaaatccagaacagAAATGGGGAAGGACTTATTTTTTGCTCAATACAATTAAATTGTcaatcattttcaacaccatCAGTCTTTTTGGTCAATCATTAATTGCACTTGAAAACTTGCCCCCCTgtcagtggtacctctacttacgaataTCTCCACTAACGAATGATTCAGATTAAGAAAAGCCTCCCtagaaaatatttatcattaaattcaggataaaaaaaaggaaaaatatggtgctggattccaccaaacgtaaacatcctgtattttggttAGAAAGTGGCGggatagaatcagaatcagagttATTGCTTGTGTAACAGCACACAAGGACTTTGTCTCAGGTAGTctgtgccgccctggtacgacattcagaatatagaacaaacaaatggacaacaacaaagaacaagagacattcagttacagATGTGCAGGATGgagtcttcatttagaacagttaatAGTGTGTCAACACCCCACAGTATGTTAAGCTGCAAACAcatttgtgcaaagggagcaattTAAGAACAGATTACTCACACTAATTCACCAGCTGGATATGAGGGTGTGTCTCAACAACGGAACAAGGCAGAAAAGTAGTAGTTCactgatcaataatttaatgaattaccagaaggaaaaaaacagtttgaatgcctgctagttttgacttgcattgttCGTTAGTGCCTTCTCgaaggaaggagctggaagagcaggtggccaggatgtggagggtccaaaaggatcctgcctgctgtGAACCTAGTTGGAGttgcatgcaagtcttcaatagtgggtagagcgagcccgacaatccgttcagtagTTTGGATTGTCTTTTGCAGTTCCTCTCACATCTGCCAAAGATGTCAGTTTCCTTtcttgtggcagccccaaaccagactgtgatggaggtacactgtactgattggatgaccgccgtgtagaactgtctcatcctttgctgggcttttttgaggatagagCAATGTAATTccctgtaattcccaagaactttaAGGTCTCAATGGTTGACACGAGAAAGATGAATAGCGTTAGGGGCAGATGGGGTGAGGGATGCCTTCAGAAGTctacaatcatctctacagtctttagagtgttcaatgtcaGGTTGTCTTGGCCACACCAAAGGTCCAGTCTTGCCATTTCCTATCGATACGCAGACACatcgccatctttgatgaggccaaggactgtggtgtcatctgc carries:
- the LOC133493506 gene encoding alpha-2-HS-glycoprotein-like; its protein translation is MTTNLFAVLLWCAAALSGLLAAPSWPAVTCDKENVTAAAIFGVRHINGKHEHGFRFKLQEVQSSKYQQVSGGCHIDVNVKLVQTKCHFTNPKPDDQCELWRRDERGAVATCSIEFWVMWGVAKVTRHECTTRPELTNEELETVCPYCPKLLPLDDPTAVKAVHDSVVKFNRESQHQNYFTLMEVAHVTMGSIPSIGTVTLLKFALVETTCPRGARNTFVPCTPRCPDRANHAFCQTSYYNLHRQVGKLECEFYPPKNPGPYPTDVPEPVCRPLFHQSPEACVCKARLNNPDHAIHHICPFPLK
- the LOC133493498 gene encoding oocyte zinc finger protein XlCOF6.1-like, producing MCARTTGEYKEEVRGPKKEEEPQRHLLDAVFNLQPRIVLRKADVSENLHPEQQQSVLCHVKEEEEGEEVQCIKEEEEVFRHMKEEEQEGTFERSQTDDDDDDDHHHEQSEGDMTCHSANKCWECSQCRKTFASMRYLKNHMKIHTGKKPFACSVCGKKFTRKEHLKIHKRTHTGEKPFSCAVCDQRFTEKGKLRIHTRTHTGEKPFSCTVCGQRFTRKEHLKIHTRSHTGEKPFSCPVCDKQFTENRQLNSHTRTHTGEKPFSCAVCGQKFTEKGKLRIHTRTHTGEKPFSCSICGQRFTRKEQLKIHTRSHTGEKPFSCPVCDKRFTEKGQLKSHTKTHTGEKPFSCAVCGQRFTQKECLKRHTRTHTGEKPFTCSICGKSFTQNASLKRHTRTHTGEKPFSCSVCGQSFSQKGKLELHTRTHIGEKHFFC